A single region of the Sulfitobacter geojensis genome encodes:
- a CDS encoding ABC transporter permease — protein MSIQLTRSKALAFSLPALIAILPFLGACFYIFRFSISGEQSRIEGFSLQPYLDLMTPYFGRSVWLTLRLAFIATLLAMLMAVPLAFLLTSLRNPFARRALTIVILLPLILNLLVQAYGWILLLGPSGVLNATLRSLGIIERPIFLLFNETGVLLGLVQTSLPLAVFPIVSSVRGISREHLEAASSLGASHWRIFFDVTVPLLRPGLFGAASIVFAFNASAFAIPLLLGGRRVQMMGIAIRDMISPLFNWSGAAAAGMILIFVTMFVMLFAAWLARVTSEKVER, from the coding sequence GTGAGCATTCAACTGACCCGATCAAAAGCGCTGGCATTTTCTTTGCCAGCGCTCATCGCGATTCTGCCCTTTCTCGGGGCATGTTTTTATATCTTCCGGTTTTCAATTTCAGGCGAACAATCCCGCATCGAAGGTTTTTCGCTCCAGCCCTATCTGGATTTGATGACACCGTATTTCGGCCGCTCTGTCTGGCTAACATTGCGGCTGGCGTTTATCGCCACGCTGCTTGCCATGTTGATGGCCGTCCCGCTTGCGTTTTTGCTGACCAGCCTGCGCAATCCCTTTGCCCGCCGCGCACTGACCATTGTGATCTTGCTGCCGCTCATCTTAAATCTACTTGTGCAAGCCTACGGGTGGATTCTGCTGCTTGGGCCCAGTGGCGTGCTGAACGCGACCCTGCGCAGTCTTGGCATCATCGAACGGCCGATCTTTTTGCTGTTCAATGAAACAGGTGTTCTCTTGGGGCTGGTGCAAACCTCCCTGCCCTTGGCTGTCTTTCCGATTGTCAGTTCTGTACGCGGCATTTCGCGCGAACATCTCGAAGCTGCCAGTTCTCTTGGTGCATCGCACTGGCGCATCTTCTTTGACGTGACTGTACCGCTGCTGCGCCCCGGATTGTTTGGCGCGGCTTCGATCGTGTTTGCCTTCAACGCCAGCGCCTTTGCCATTCCATTGCTGCTGGGCGGGCGTCGGGTTCAGATGATGGGCATCGCCATCCGCGATATGATTTCACCCTTGTTTAACTGGTCGGGCGCTGCGGCGGCTGGCATGATCCTGATTTTTGTCACCATGTTCGTCATGCTGTTCGCAGCGTGGTTGGCACGTGTCACATCAGAAAAAGTGGAGCGCTGA
- a CDS encoding ABC transporter permease, which translates to MRVDLLPTEGGGTYRFVIILLAICGILISSLPVIVVTIMSFSAAENTGFPPEALSLRWYSEVIEMFTAQDANSAQSVVDSTLTSLLVALIVMVISTGVCIPLAYVLARGDRRIRAGMELLFTLPLVFPLVILGIAFLLIAESLRLDIGIWRIIIPHVALVLPFVLRNCLSAMSGISIEVEEAAVSLGASPLRAIWDVVIPMMKAGILAGLIFALIISFNEFTITFFMYTVDVSTLPIWMYSRTVSSLDPSTLALSVFIIVADVLLIVLVDKLIAGRASLF; encoded by the coding sequence ATGCGCGTTGATCTTCTGCCGACCGAGGGCGGCGGCACCTATCGCTTTGTCATCATCCTGCTTGCGATATGTGGCATCCTGATCTCGTCCCTACCCGTCATTGTCGTTACGATCATGTCATTTTCCGCGGCTGAAAATACCGGCTTCCCCCCCGAAGCCCTGTCCTTGCGATGGTACAGCGAAGTCATCGAGATGTTCACCGCACAAGACGCAAACAGCGCACAGTCCGTTGTGGATTCGACACTCACCAGCCTGCTCGTTGCCCTCATTGTGATGGTGATTTCGACCGGTGTCTGCATTCCGCTGGCCTATGTACTGGCGCGGGGTGACCGGCGCATTCGGGCCGGGATGGAATTGCTGTTTACCCTCCCTCTCGTCTTTCCGCTGGTGATCCTCGGGATCGCATTCTTGCTGATCGCGGAAAGCCTGCGGCTCGATATCGGGATATGGCGGATTATCATCCCGCATGTCGCCTTGGTCCTGCCATTTGTCCTGCGCAACTGTTTGAGTGCCATGAGCGGTATCAGCATCGAGGTCGAGGAAGCCGCCGTATCGCTGGGCGCATCGCCGCTACGCGCGATTTGGGATGTGGTCATCCCGATGATGAAGGCAGGTATCCTCGCGGGCCTGATCTTTGCGCTCATCATCAGTTTCAACGAATTCACCATCACGTTCTTTATGTACACCGTCGACGTCAGCACGCTGCCGATCTGGATGTACAGTCGCACCGTGTCTTCGCTGGACCCCTCAACGCTGGCTTTGTCCGTGTTTATCATCGTCGCTGATGTGTTGCTGATCGTGCTTGTAGACAAGCTGATCGCCGGTCGCGCCAGTCTCTTTTAG
- a CDS encoding ABC transporter ATP-binding protein, which yields MTPVTHLHIKNVSKRFGNVDALRDVDLKVERGSFVCLLGPSGCGKTTLLRIIAGFETATNGSLILDGKDISKQPPHKRGFGMVFQSLALFPHMSVARNIGYGLKLRGVKGAAQRDRVEELLEVIQLPHIADRPVSALSGGQRQRVAIARALAIQPPLFLLDEPLSALDAKLRDNMQIELRQLQQKFGVTTILVTHDQHEAMMLADELVVLKDGALRQSAPPSQVYNAPADSFVADFLGAANLIDVGKITGGTVEVFGTSVKSEAPHKEGDQMLAAVRAEHVALTPAATAGAKPVGAISFMRDLGPATEFVVAIQGKELRVRCPSANAQGLDIGAQVALTFDAEQVSLFKAS from the coding sequence ATGACGCCTGTCACCCACCTCCATATCAAAAACGTCTCGAAACGGTTTGGCAATGTCGACGCCCTTCGGGATGTCGATCTAAAGGTCGAACGGGGCTCCTTCGTTTGCCTGCTGGGACCATCCGGTTGTGGAAAAACCACATTGCTGCGGATCATCGCAGGGTTTGAAACCGCGACCAACGGCAGCCTGATCCTTGACGGGAAAGACATCTCGAAACAGCCGCCACACAAACGCGGCTTTGGCATGGTGTTCCAATCCCTCGCTCTTTTTCCGCACATGAGTGTGGCCCGCAACATCGGCTACGGTTTGAAATTGCGCGGCGTCAAAGGGGCGGCGCAACGTGACCGCGTTGAAGAGTTGCTAGAGGTGATCCAACTGCCCCATATCGCTGATCGCCCGGTGTCGGCCTTGTCAGGCGGGCAACGGCAAAGGGTGGCCATTGCACGTGCCCTCGCCATCCAGCCGCCGTTGTTTTTGCTGGATGAACCCTTGTCCGCTCTGGATGCCAAATTACGCGACAACATGCAGATCGAACTGCGACAACTGCAACAAAAGTTCGGCGTCACCACGATTCTCGTGACCCATGACCAGCACGAAGCAATGATGCTAGCGGATGAACTGGTGGTTCTGAAAGACGGAGCCTTGCGCCAGTCCGCGCCGCCGTCACAGGTTTATAACGCGCCGGCTGACAGCTTTGTCGCCGATTTCCTTGGGGCTGCGAACCTGATCGACGTGGGCAAGATCACCGGTGGCACAGTCGAGGTGTTCGGCACTTCCGTCAAAAGCGAAGCGCCCCACAAGGAGGGTGACCAAATGCTTGCTGCAGTGCGTGCCGAACATGTCGCACTGACGCCCGCCGCAACGGCAGGGGCGAAACCGGTAGGCGCGATTTCGTTCATGCGCGATCTTGGGCCCGCAACAGAATTTGTGGTGGCGATCCAGGGCAAAGAGTTGCGGGTACGGTGCCCCAGCGCAAATGCGCAAGGCCTAGATATCGGAGCGCAAGTGGCACTGACGTTCGATGCCGAACAGGTCTCATTGTTCAAAGCGTCCTAG
- a CDS encoding RidA family protein produces the protein MTIKRSEPDNRMSQTVVYGDMIYLAGQIGSGADVTAQTKDMLAEVDRLLADAGSSKSQILSATIWLADIATISEMNAVWDAWIDPANPPARACVEARLATPEFLVEVMITAAKS, from the coding sequence ATGACAATCAAACGCAGCGAACCCGACAACCGAATGAGCCAAACGGTGGTCTATGGTGATATGATCTATCTTGCAGGACAGATCGGTTCAGGGGCGGATGTTACCGCACAAACCAAGGATATGCTGGCCGAAGTGGACCGTTTGCTGGCGGATGCCGGAAGCAGCAAATCGCAAATTCTGTCAGCCACGATCTGGCTTGCAGATATTGCGACCATTTCAGAAATGAACGCAGTCTGGGACGCGTGGATCGACCCTGCAAACCCGCCAGCACGCGCCTGCGTAGAGGCACGTTTGGCCACGCCGGAGTTTCTGGTTGAGGTCATGATCACTGCCGCGAAATCTTAA
- the speB gene encoding agmatinase: MAWTAEKLAGLQRKFGDATGGDLLDPKGQRIAEKIFSEGGRRPAPYAGMPTLLDAPHIAFDAGTDISALDVALYGVPMDLGVTNRNGSRFGPRALRSIERIGPYNDALECAPVHEMSVADIGDVPMQSRFDLTQSHADVEDFVNRIVAQGVIPLGVGGDHSISHPILKAVAKDGPVGMIHIDAHCDTGGSYEGEKFHHGGPFRNAVLDGLLDPERTIQIGIRGAAKYIWEFSEMSGMTVVEAASITEANLPDIIAKARDVVGDGPTYFSFDIDSLDPAYAPGTGTPEVGGLTTREAFKLIRGMKGVNLVGGDVVEVAPAYDPTTNTAQNGAQMLFEILSLMQFSPSRTSK, from the coding sequence ATGGCTTGGACGGCAGAAAAACTTGCTGGATTGCAACGAAAATTCGGGGATGCAACTGGTGGTGACCTGCTTGATCCGAAAGGACAACGGATCGCCGAGAAAATCTTTTCCGAAGGGGGACGTCGCCCTGCGCCTTATGCCGGTATGCCGACGTTGCTGGATGCGCCTCACATTGCGTTTGACGCTGGCACTGACATCTCCGCCTTGGATGTGGCGCTTTACGGGGTGCCGATGGATCTTGGGGTCACCAATCGCAACGGGTCGCGGTTTGGGCCGCGCGCCCTGCGCAGTATCGAACGGATTGGCCCCTATAACGATGCGCTTGAATGCGCGCCGGTTCACGAAATGTCAGTCGCCGACATTGGTGACGTGCCCATGCAAAGCCGCTTTGATCTGACACAAAGCCATGCGGACGTTGAGGATTTTGTAAACAGGATCGTGGCGCAAGGCGTGATCCCTTTGGGCGTCGGCGGGGACCACTCGATCAGCCACCCGATCTTAAAGGCCGTCGCGAAAGACGGGCCTGTCGGCATGATCCACATTGACGCGCACTGCGATACGGGCGGTTCTTACGAAGGCGAAAAGTTCCACCATGGTGGCCCGTTTCGCAATGCTGTGCTTGACGGGTTGCTTGACCCCGAGCGGACAATCCAGATCGGCATCAGGGGGGCTGCAAAATACATCTGGGAGTTCTCCGAAATGTCGGGGATGACTGTGGTCGAGGCGGCAAGTATCACAGAAGCGAACCTGCCGGACATCATCGCAAAAGCACGTGATGTTGTGGGTGATGGACCAACGTATTTTTCGTTCGATATCGACAGCCTCGACCCCGCCTATGCCCCCGGGACCGGCACGCCGGAGGTCGGCGGGCTGACCACGCGCGAGGCCTTCAAACTGATCCGGGGTATGAAAGGCGTGAACCTTGTGGGCGGGGACGTTGTCGAAGTTGCACCGGCTTACGATCCCACCACCAACACAGCCCAGAACGGCGCGCAGATGCTGTTCGAAATCTTAAGCCTGATGCAATTCTCTCCCTCCCGAACTTCAAAATAA
- a CDS encoding LysR family transcriptional regulator — translation MPRRKKAFSGTVNDVDLRLMRVFKTVIECGGLSAAQTELGVGRSTISRQISDLETRLGMRLCHRGRSGFYLTQQGQQAYEFIDHFLKQSDDFTSRIASISNKMVGKIEIGMIDFTMSDVKNPLISAIRAFQDISPDVSINMMTGSPNEVERGVIDGKLHIGIVPDYQRHPSLNYITLYDERVGLFCGGNHPLVDDVRSGAPLSDKDVCRHKLVHRAYFESERLRKRKQIFPVGSTVYQTEAVLSLVRSGAYLGYFPSHCQDLFRDEFYEILPDVFSYSTPICAVWRTDRNQSAILQDFLDLLKP, via the coding sequence ATGCCCCGACGCAAGAAAGCCTTTTCCGGCACCGTAAATGATGTTGACTTGCGGTTAATGCGCGTCTTTAAAACCGTGATCGAATGCGGGGGGTTATCCGCGGCGCAGACCGAACTTGGCGTGGGCAGGTCAACCATATCCCGACAAATTTCTGATCTCGAAACACGGTTGGGCATGCGCTTGTGCCACCGCGGGCGCAGCGGGTTTTACCTGACCCAACAGGGCCAACAGGCCTATGAGTTCATCGATCATTTTCTGAAGCAAAGCGATGATTTCACATCGCGTATCGCCAGCATCAGCAACAAGATGGTCGGCAAGATCGAAATCGGCATGATCGACTTTACGATGAGCGACGTCAAAAACCCGCTGATCAGCGCCATTCGGGCGTTTCAGGATATTTCGCCGGATGTGTCGATCAACATGATGACCGGATCGCCAAACGAAGTTGAACGCGGCGTGATTGATGGCAAATTACACATCGGCATCGTCCCCGACTATCAACGCCACCCGAGCCTGAATTATATAACGCTTTACGATGAACGGGTCGGGCTGTTTTGTGGGGGCAATCACCCGCTGGTTGACGACGTGCGCAGCGGCGCGCCCCTGTCGGACAAGGACGTGTGCCGGCACAAGCTGGTTCATCGCGCGTATTTCGAAAGTGAGCGCCTGCGTAAAAGAAAACAGATTTTTCCAGTTGGCAGTACCGTCTATCAAACCGAAGCGGTGCTTTCACTTGTGCGAAGCGGTGCTTATTTGGGCTACTTTCCGTCCCATTGTCAGGATCTGTTTCGGGACGAGTTCTATGAAATCCTGCCCGATGTCTTTAGCTATTCCACGCCGATCTGTGCCGTCTGGCGCACCGATCGCAACCAGTCTGCGATTTTGCAAGACTTTCTTGATCTTTTAAAGCCTTAG
- a CDS encoding RrF2 family transcriptional regulator, translating into MKRNSRLSLALHTLSHMAGDPDRLRTSSDIAEHAGTNPVVVRRVLGKLREAGLLTSEKGHAGGWRLARLPCDISLADVYLALDERMVAADESSEAPACSVEHALHKKVSGVLEEIEESLVKRLAETSIAQVRGT; encoded by the coding sequence ATGAAACGCAATTCGCGTCTGTCTCTCGCTCTACATACCCTCAGCCATATGGCGGGGGATCCTGACCGGCTGCGCACGTCTTCCGATATCGCGGAACATGCGGGGACCAATCCTGTTGTCGTGCGCCGCGTCTTGGGCAAGCTGCGGGAGGCGGGTTTGTTGACCTCTGAAAAGGGGCACGCGGGGGGATGGCGGCTGGCGCGCCTCCCTTGTGATATTTCGCTGGCCGACGTCTATCTGGCGCTGGATGAGCGGATGGTTGCAGCCGATGAGAGCAGCGAAGCACCGGCCTGCTCCGTTGAGCATGCGTTGCACAAAAAGGTCTCCGGCGTTCTGGAAGAGATCGAAGAAAGCTTGGTCAAAAGACTGGCGGAGACGTCAATCGCACAGGTGCGCGGGACCTGA